Proteins encoded together in one Camelina sativa cultivar DH55 chromosome 9, Cs, whole genome shotgun sequence window:
- the LOC104712340 gene encoding uncharacterized protein LOC104712340, with protein sequence MKKSKRENLLSPSSSWRETHNPPRRNSNSSAVSSGCLPGFFNLFLSTFNFSSNRRKSITLGSKKREQRTVVYASPPQDSSNGDDGGGRGGDEPPLPRNEVEGDAARVSLVGALEKCDRDLEELRRTIDVIKTTYILHKTLEVSPPTTRENFKFSGTVAGDVVVGTQTQKNTKTTQHEPEGDTMLSMVNHHEYCCKDNKTYQVNNINLITSRPDHYAIHDVISKRAASTTTETRDTTLPLVVRRVRRTLMESVNQVCDDVASGQRREIAKIGLALHDHICRDLIAETVRELSFSDYDNDEHEFYKPAVDSPVSYGGSGKSRHIRRGSSNSLPLDACRRRLVF encoded by the exons ATGAAGAAGAGTAAACGAGAGAACTTgctttctccttcatcttcatGGCGGGAAACCCATAATCCTCCCCGGAGAAACTCAAACTCCTCAGCCGTATCCTCCGGCTGCCTCCCCGGATTCTTCAACCTCTTCCTATCCACCTTTAACTTCTCATCCAACCGCCGCAAATCCATCACCTTGGGATCTAAAAAGCGAGAACAGAGAACCGTCGTTTACGCTTCTCCTCCGCAAGATTCATCAAACGGAGACGACGGAGGAGGCAGAGGAGGAGACGAGCCACCGCTTCCGCGCAATGAAGTAGAAGGGGATGCGGCGAGGGTGAGTCTGGTCGGAGCACTAGAGAAATGCGATCGGGATTTAGAGGAGCTCCGGAGAACCATCGACGTGATCAAAACCACTTACATTCTTCACAAGACACTTGAGGTTTCTCCGCCGACAACACGTGAAAATTTTAAGTTCTCCGGCACCG tggcAGGAGATGTCGTCGTGGGGACGCAAACGCAGAAGAACACGAAGACGACACAACATGAACCAGAGGGAGACACGATGCTGTCGATGGTGAACCACCACGAATATTGCtgcaaagacaacaaaactTACCAAGTCAACAACATAAATCTAATCACTAGCAGACCCGATCATTACGCTATACATGACGTCATTTCTAAGAGAGCAGCGTCAACGACGACAGAGACACGTGACACCACGTTGCCCCTCGTGGTGCGGAGGGTAAGACGGACCTTGATGGAGAGCGTTAACCAGGTCTGCGATGACGTGGCGTCAGGTCAACGAAGAGAGATCGCTAAGATAGGTTTGGCTCTTCATGATCACATCTGTCGCGACCTGATCGCAGAGACCGTTCGAGAGCTCTCTTTCTCCGACTACGACAACGACGAACACGAGTTTTATAAACCAGCGGTGGATTCTCCTGTTAGTTACGGCGGAAGTGGTAAAAGCCGACACATCAGACGTGGCAGCAGCAACTCTCTACCGCTAGACGCGTGTAGAAGAAGATTAGTGTTTT